A genomic segment from Aspergillus puulaauensis MK2 DNA, chromosome 1, nearly complete sequence encodes:
- a CDS encoding DUF3632 domain-containing protein (COG:S;~EggNog:ENOG410Q2VN;~InterPro:IPR022085;~PFAM:PF12311), protein MDHLRDSLLSSLPRDTPSTATIDHARRDQEGTRQSIARGEFRGVRDMAFSNRTWVVTSRYCDIGDGVDSLEGHIHSLWHMYYELGRTISCESPEHEGIVLDILRIQGMGPLIRPARGGHGIDIARTVDGTLWNDLPFFVGDMTDFWINHGASMSGTHRLNFATFLAKLASARVAKDRLCQVTLLIFRTLFENPQVLRSGEESDEEDLNRSTKQLEVFHLLPAAVAWLGIASHNLLLLSEVYWNDCPSHISKGGEEFRQSEVGQRSPAGFSPWRYLFWLKRLHEIQEEADEAHEKALEGLATDGIQYMVNTIKQRNSEILTAYKNGGDVLHQDKYLSCLKPLALVEELEA, encoded by the coding sequence ATGGACCATCTCCGTGATTCTCTTCTGAGCTCTCTGCCGAGAGACACACCATCTACCGCAACCATCGACCATGCTCGCAGAGACCAGGAAGGTACACGCCAGTCTATCGCTCGGGGCGAATTTAGGGGGGTTCGAGACATGGCCTTCAGTAACCGGACCTGGGTCGTTACCAGCCGATACTGCGATATTGGAGACGGTGTAGACTCCCTCGAAGGCCACATCCATTCCCTGTGGCATATGTACTACGAGCTGGGCCGAACAATCTCGTGCGAATCGCCTGAACATGAGGGAATagtcctcgatatcctccGCATTCAAGGAATGGGCCCTTTGATCAGACCCGCACGCGGAGGTCATGGGATTGATATCGCAAGAACCGTTGACGGGACACTGTGGAACGACCTCCCCTTCTTTGTTGGTGATATGACCGATTTCTGGATCAATCACGGTGCCTCGATGTCGGGAACACACCGTCTGAACTTTGCAACATTCCTGGCGAAGCTTGCATCCGCTCGTGTTGCTAAGGATAGACTGTGCCAAGTTACCCTTCTGATCTTCCGCACTCTCTTTGAAAATCCTCAAGTACTTCGCAGTGGGGAAGAGTcagacgaggaagacctcAACCGAAGCACCAAGCAGCTTGAGGTCTTTCATCTGTTACCAGCTGCCGTTGCTTGGCTGGGAATAGCAAGCCATAACCTGCTTTTGCTATCAGAAGTGTATTGGAACGACTGCCCTAGCCACATCAGCAAAGGTGGTGAGGAGTTCCGTCAATCGGAAGTGGGACAGCGATCACCTGCTGGATTCTCCCCATGGAGATATTTGTTCTGGCTGAAGCGGCTTCATGAGatccaggaagaagctgaCGAGGCCCATGAGAAAGCTCTGGAGGGCCTTGCCACTGATGGCATCCAGTACATGGTCAACACGATCAAACAAAGGAATTCTGAGATTCTCACAGCTTACAAGAATGGTGGTGATGTCCTGCATCAGGATAAGTATCTTTCCTGCCTCAAGCCCCTAGCACTCGTGGAGGAGCTAGAGGCGTAA
- a CDS encoding putative MFS transporter (COG:G;~EggNog:ENOG410PJEN;~InterPro:IPR020846,IPR011701,IPR036259;~PFAM:PF07690;~TransMembrane:10 (i66-84o104-122i134-151o223-242i329-350o370-391i412-434o440-461i473-489o509-529i);~go_function: GO:0022857 - transmembrane transporter activity [Evidence IEA];~go_process: GO:0055085 - transmembrane transport [Evidence IEA]), giving the protein MNSNYDNERNELEHELHTEIIPGTEIMTDVGTHHFVKSSSHPDRVLVPQPSNDPHDPLNWSRMRKLVVMASVTTMTFSQGFGPLALAPMFPQLMEAFDASLADVVKFTGVCILVLGFSNFFWIPIQTTFGRRPVLIFSTLIFVVSNIWRATAKDYGSYMGACVLNGFGAGPAETSQPEIIADILFLHERGAYNTLYFTFYFGSLMVGPIVSGPMAERVGWRNFFWLNVGLLGLALLLVVFCFPETKWSRITPIDGSDAALQSSDTTSDPEKPGESTFHENVTGETDNTTPVSHVGKGTPSKQQFKLWQPPSNGFKTLLTSFWIPWKLHIFPIVELAAFNVSWSASVFLTLNLTQSQAFAAPPYNFSSETIGFFNIAILIGAIIGLLTNGPLSDWISMRATIKNGGIREPEMRLPAVIPYLIVSIIGNFIVAFGYQYKWDWRAIVIIGYTAAGIQVAALPAIISTYAVDSYKPAAGSIFVTITVNKNLWGYGFSEFITTWIEKDGFVKPIMLNMSLAVLWCLCCIPFYVYGKRLRRFTAKSKVHSM; this is encoded by the exons ATGAATTCTAATTATGACAAT GAGCGCAACGA ACTGGAGCACGAGCTCCATACTGAGATCATTCCCGGGACAGAGATCATGACCGATGTTGGCACACATCATTTCGTCAAGTCGTCCTCCCATCCAGACCGAGTGCTCGTGCCGCAGCCATCGAATGACCCTCATGATCCCCTC AActggtcgaggatgaggaagctTGTCGTCATGGCCAGTGTTACCACCATGACGTTCAGCCAGGGCTTCGGACCGCTAGCCCTAGCTCCCATGTTCCCCCAACTGATGGAGGCCTTTGATGCCAGCCTCGCCGATGTGGTCAAGTTCACCGGCGTTTGTATTCTGGTACTGGGCTTTAGTAACTTCTTCTG GATCCCAATCCAAACCACCTTCGGCCGACGACCAGTCCTCATATTCTCCACGCTTATCTTCGTCGTCAGCAATATTTGGCGAGCAACAGCAAAAGACTACGGGAGTTACATGGGCGCATGCGTCTTGAATGGATTCGGCGCTGGACCCGCAGAGACATCCCAGCCGGAGATCATCGCagacatcctcttcctccacgagaGAGGCGCATACAACACCTTATACTTTACTTTCTACTTCGGCTCTCTCATGGTCGGACCCATCGTTTCTGGCCCGATGGCAGAGCGGGTCGGCTGGCGTAACTTCTTCTGGTTGAACGTCGGTCTTCTAGGGCTCGCTCTGCTGCTGGTAGTATTTTGTTTCCCTGAGACGAAATGGAGTCGCATTACCCCTATAGACGGCAGTGACGCTGCATTGCAGTCGTCGGATACTACGTCGGACCCTGAGAAGCCGGGCGAAAGTACATTCCACGAGAACGTCACCGGCGAAACCGACAATACCACTCCCGTCTCGCACGTAGGCAAAGGAACTCCGTCCAAGCAGCAATTCAAGCTATGGCAACCACCAAGTAACGGGTTCAAGACACTTCTCACCAGCTTCTGGATCCCTTGGAAACTACACATCTTCCCTATTGTTGAACTCGCCGCGTTCAATGTCTCGTGGTCTGCTAGTGTCTTCCTAACTCTGAACCTGACGCAGAGCCAGGCATTCGCTGCACCACCATACAACTTCTCCAGCGAGACAATCGGGTTCTTCAATATCGCTATCCTGATAGGAGCGATAATCGGGCTGCTCACCAACGGGCCATTGTCGGATTGGATCTCCATGAGAGCGACAATTAAGAATGGCGGTATCCGTGAGCCCGAGATGAGGCTTCCAGCTGTCATTCCCTACCTCATCGTCAGTATAATCGGGAACTTCATCGTTGCGTTTGGGTACCAATACAAATGGGACTGGAGG GCAATTGTCATAATCGGCTACACAGCCGCCGGAATCCAAGTCGCTGCACTCCCAGCAATCATCAGCACATACGCAGTCGACAGCTACAAACCAGCCGCAGGGTCCATCTTCGTGACCATCACCGTGAACAAGAATCTGTGGGGTTATGGGTTTAGTGAGTTCATCACGACCTGGATTGAGAAGGATGGCTTTGTCAAGCCGATTATGCTGAATATGTCGCTTGCTGTGCTTTGGTGCCTTTGCTGTATTCCGTTTTATGTTTATGggaagaggctgaggaggTTTACGGCCAAGTCTAAGGTGCATTCTATGTAG
- a CDS encoding uncharacterized protein (COG:S;~EggNog:ENOG410PRGT;~InterPro:IPR019258;~PFAM:PF10018;~go_component: GO:0016592 - mediator complex [Evidence IEA];~go_function: GO:0003712 - transcription coregulator activity [Evidence IEA];~go_process: GO:0006357 - regulation of transcription by RNA polymerase II [Evidence IEA]): protein MNAEVQSALSTFESRLNSLVTTLTTSPTASGAPTAAVNLLTADDTLTSTIDTLKQHQANYARILQLRAEAQSLEDRVKDIVRLVVRYEKDIRETCGDDGSDSDSDDSDYSGSDQDMDAEDKPERISRRRNEIDYKLLLDFARRISKYNLEAAADAAAGMTKNSQVTTGQDTEMGGINANGAQDGNSDAEPVAAVTKDATSWLDESANMTRQVYMLPYPMEDRIRMGLMGQIQLAAAEGRPGFDSDKEVERLIREAEGVGVADAVAPAPAPVGEETKRVNEAAKAAAHAGSAATTRVSVAPAPKPKPKAALDLDLYDPDEDED, encoded by the coding sequence ATGAACGCCGAAGTGCAATCCGCGCTCTCAACATTCGAAAGCCGGCTCAATTCCCTCGTCACAACACTCACAACATCACCGACGGCTTCAGGGGCACCCACTGCAGCAGTGAACCTCCTCACCGCCGACGACACGCTCACATCCACAATCGACACCCTAAAACAACACCAGGCCAACTACGCGCGCATCCTGCAGCTACGTGCAGAAGCACAGAGCCTAGAAGATCGGGTTAAAGACATCGTCCGCCTAGTCGTGCGCTACGAGAAGGACATCCGGGAAACATGCGGCGATGACGGGTCAGATAGTGACTCTGACGACTCCGACTACTCCGGTTCAGATCAAGATATGGACGCGGAGGACAAACCGGAGCGCATTTCTCGGAGGCGGAACGAGATCGATTATAAGCTTCTGCTTGACTTTGCACGGCGGATAAGCAAATATAACCTCGAGGCGGCGGCCGATGCAGCGGCGGGGATGACGAAGAATAGTCAAGTGACAACAGGGCAGGATACAGAAATGGGCGGGATAAATGCAAATGGGGCCCAGGATGGGAATTCAGACGCAGAGCCCGTTGCTGCCGTTACGAAGGACGCTACGTCGTGGCTGGACGAGTCGGCGAATATGACGCGGCAGGTGTACATGCTTCCTTATCCGATGGAAGACCGGATACGGATGGGGCTCATGGGGCAGATACAGcttgcggcggcggaggggagACCTGGATTTGATTCAgacaaggaggttgagaggTTGATCCGGGAGGCTGAGGGCGTGGGAGTTGCGGATGCTGTCGCCCCTGCGCCTGCTCCGGTTGGGGAGGAGACGAAGCGTGTCAATGAGGCTGCAAAGGCGGCTGCGCATGCTGGGTCTGCGGCCACTACTAGGGTGTCGGTGGCTccggcgccgaagccgaagcccaAGGCtgcgttggatttggatctgTATGATccggatgaggatgaggattga
- a CDS encoding cupin domain-containing protein (COG:S;~EggNog:ENOG410PWRZ;~InterPro:IPR014710,IPR011051,IPR013096;~PFAM:PF07883) produces the protein MAHQPVPFNRIITTHDRRTGKAVFDNDIDAHVPFAGFPVPPGKPTTSDYALAYATTTFPVKGLSPPTSATPEAEANLDIKQYAAKLDDPSPLNPENGTSCTVIEVPPNIDVPMHRTASLDYGVVIDGTTELVLDSGETKTLEKGDVFVQRGTAHSWRNITRSEDNNGVLRVFFVFQPIEPVKVGGKELHQDLALSLHK, from the coding sequence ATGGCGCACCAACCTGTTCCCTTCAATCGAATAATTACCACCCACGACCGCCGAACCGGAAAGGCTGTTTTCGACAACGATATTGATGCCCACGTTCCCTTTGCAGGGTTCCCAGTGCCCCCAGGAAAGCCGACTACATCTGACTATGCACTCGCCTACGCGACCACAACATTTCCGGTTAAAGGTCTTTCCCCCCCTACATCGGCCACACCAGAAGCGGAAGCAAATCTCGACATCAAACAATACGCGGCCAAGCTGGATGACCCCAGCCCTTTGAATCCAGAAAACGGCACATCCTGCACAGTCATCGAGGTGCCGCCTAATATCGACGTCCCAATGCACCGCACTGCAAGCCTTGACTACGGCGTTGTCATTGACGGAACTACAGAGTTGGTTCTTGACTCCGGTGAGACCAAGACTCTAGAAAAGGGTGATGTTTTCGTCCAGCGGGGCACCGCTCACTCGTGGCGGAATATTACCCGTTCAGAGGACAATAACGGTGTCTTACGTgtgttttttgttttccagCCCATTGAGCCTGTAAAGGTAGGGGGGAAGGAGTTGCATCAGGATCTGGCACTGTCTCTGCATAAATGA
- a CDS encoding zinc-dependent alcohol dehydrogenase (COG:Q;~EggNog:ENOG410PHUJ;~InterPro:IPR011032,IPR036291,IPR013154,IPR002328;~PFAM:PF08240;~go_function: GO:0008270 - zinc ion binding [Evidence IEA];~go_function: GO:0016491 - oxidoreductase activity [Evidence IEA];~go_process: GO:0055114 - oxidation-reduction process [Evidence IEA]): MSSEKPAITTDISNYGDTGYGDDSLTMKALTWQGKNQVKLVETARPTIVDDEDVILKITGSTICGSDLHLLHSAIPELHKGDILGHEFCGIVEKIGPKVKKRKIGERAVASFQIACGKCYYCEKKLSSLCERTNGSATAKSLYGRRTAGMFGYSHFTGGFAGGQAEFVRVPFGDVNLLPLPDNVPDEQGLYLSDVLGTSWNAVVDTGVKQGDTVAIWGAGPIGQMAAEFAVVNGASRIIMIDGGDGRWRLDFMKTKVQNLETIDFTRLPRGETVVTMLKKLCDGRGPDIAIECAAGEYAKGFGHAIQRSLGMENDTSELLNEMIESVRGFGSCGVTGVYTGYCNHFNIGSLMETGIHLNGNGQAPVQKYWEELLRLIQQGKISPCDMVTHRFDLSDMEKVYELFNNRADGMQKVFVQTSFSAPRHPSSPALTVL, from the exons ATGTCCAGCGAGAAGCCCGCAATCACTACAGACATCAGCAACTATGGTGATACTGGCTATGGAGACGACAGCCTGACCATGAAAGCCCTGACTTGGCAAGGAAAGAATCAGGTCAAGCTTG TGGAGACAGCCCGACCAACTATcgttgatgacgaggatgttaTCCTGAAGATAACAGGAAGTACGATCTGTGGCAGtgatctccatctccttcatt CGGCCATCCCTGAACTGCACAAAGGCGACATTTTAGGGCATGAGTTTTGCGGGATCGTAGAGAAAATCGGACCCAAGgtcaagaagcgcaagattGGCGAGCGAGCTGTGGCTTCTTTCCAGATCGCGTGCGGGAAGTGCTATTACTGCGAAAAGAAATTGTCGTCGTTGTGTGAAAGAACGAATGGAAGCGCCACCGCAAAATCACTTTATGGACGCCGAACCGCAG GTATGTTTGGATACTCGCACTTCACCGGGGGGTTTGCAGGGGGGCAAGCTGAATTTGTGCGGGTTCCGTTTGGGGATGTGAATCTACTGCCGTTGCCAGACAATGTCCCCGATGAACAGGGCCTCTATCTATCTGACGTGTTGGGCACGTCGTGGAATGCTGTTGTTGACACAGGCGTTAAACAGGGGGACACGGTTGCCATATGGGGAGCAGGCCCAATTGGGCAGATGGCAGCTGAGTTTGCCGTCGTGAATGGAGCAAGCCGAATCATCATGATTGAcggcggagatggaagatggcggCTGGATTTCATGAAGACGAAGGTTCAGAACCTGGAGACCATTGACTTTACCAGACTTCCACGCGGCGAAACAGTGGTGACTATGTTGAAAAAGTTGTGCGATGGGCGCGGTCCAGACATCGCCATTGAGTGTGCCGCTGGCGAGTACGCAAAAGGGTTCGGCCACGCCATCCAGAGATCGTTGGGCATGGAAAACGACACGTCGGAACTCCTGAACGAGATGATTGAATCGGTCAGGGGATTCGGGTCTTGTGGAGTGACTGGCGTGTATACCGGCTAC TGCAACCACTTCAATATCGGGTCCCTGATGGAGACGGGGATTCACCTGAACGGAAATGGCCAGGCACCTGTGCAGAAGTACTGGGAGGAGCTACTTCGCCTGATACAGCAAGGCAAAATCTCTCCTTGTGATATGGTCACCCATCGCTTTGATCTCAGCGATATGGAGAAGGTCTATGAGCTATTTAACAATCGTGCAGATGGCATGCAGAAGGTCTTCGTCCAGACAAGCTTCTCGGCGCCCAGACATCCCTCGTCTCCCGCGCTGACAGTGTTGTGA
- a CDS encoding uncharacterized protein (COG:G;~EggNog:ENOG410PKF5;~InterPro:IPR032710), with product MSSDSTSIPSAPSVEISPGIVLQPPLSRRGRGPGLVLVRAASHAESQANNHTLDPEPLQKWAEESFAVAQITFDSESSASPSSVFDLLRDAAQALASLTECDKKDSFGLLVYGSQADYAPGFGDLLYGAAVSEPGKFAAGVFFDAWDVAVTPSLLHLDASKPKKEDSELVKVHSYPEVSSSGFIIPGHADFNMSSAGVAHTRSLTFIKKHLNGPYFDLEKIWEEHTYFEFADRSVEKTMATMVQEPYVNHVPTLTGGIGRERLSKFYLNHFIFNNPDDTSLELISRTVGVDRVVDEFIFCLTHNKVVDWLIPGIPPTGKSLRIPFTSVVNIRGDRLYHEHIAWDQATVLIQLGLLPKYLPFPYPLADGRLPGPGKRFEYRVPAAGVDTARKLHNEHMVESNGMIAFEVREVDDK from the exons ATGTCCTCTGACTCTACATCTATCCCCTCTGCTCCCTCCGTGGAAATCTCTCCCGGAATTGTGCTGCAGCCTCCTCTATCACGGCGCGGACGTGGTCCGGGTTTAGTCTTAGTTAGAGCCGCCAGCCATGCGGAATCACAGGCCAATAATCATACCCTGGACCCTGAACCACTACAGAAGTGGGCGGAGGAAAGCTTTGCAGTCGCTCAAATTACTTTCGATTCAGAGTCAAGCGCGAGCCCGTCTTCTGTATTTGATCTCCTGCGTGATGCCGCTCAGGCCTTGGCTTCTTTGACGGAATGTGATAAGAAGGATAGCTTTGGCTTATTAG TATACGGTTCTCAAGCCGACTACGCCCCGGGGTTCGGAGATCTCCTTTACGGCGCAGCGGTATCTGAACCCGGGAAGTTCGCTGCCGGGGTATTCTTCGATGCTTGGGACGTCGCAGTGACCCCATCTTTGCTGCATTTGGATGCGTCAAAAccgaaaaaagaagattcgGAGTTGGTTAAAGTCCATTCTTACCCCGAGGTATCCTCTTCCGGATTCATCATCCCCGGCCATGCGGACTTCAATATGTCCTCCGCTGGCGTGGCTCACACGCGCTCCTTGACATTCATCAAGAAACACTTGAATGGCCCGTACTTTGATCTCGAGAAGATTTGGGAAGAACACACGTACTTTGAGTTTGCCGATCGCTCGGTCGAGAAGACGATGGCCACTATGGTCCAGGAGCCATATGTCAACCACGTTCCCACT TTAACCGGCGGTATTGGGCGAGAGCGCTTGAGCAAGTTCTATTTAAAccacttcatcttcaacaaccccGACGATACGAGTCTGGAACTCATCAGCCGGACCGTGGGCGTGGATCGTGTGGTAGACGAATTTATCTTCTGCCTCACCCATAACAAGGTCGTCGACTGGCT AATCCCCGGCATCCCCCCAACCGGCAAGTCGCTACGAATCCCCTTCACGTCGGTGGTAAATATCCGCGGCGATCGTCTGTATCACGAACACATTGCCTGGGACCAGGCGACGGTCCTGATTCAATTGGGTCTACTGCCAAAGTATCTCCCATTCCCATATCCGTTGGCTGATGGCCGACTACCGGGGCCTGGGAAGCGGTTTGAGTATCGTGTGCCAGCGGCTGGTGTAGATACAGCCCGTAAGCTCCATAATGAGCACATGGTGGAATCTAATGGGATGATAGCGTTTGAGGTTCGGGAGGTGGATGATAAATAA